AAACATAATAGAAAATATCCCATAGGGCGAAACAAAAAATGAAGTACGCCAGTTTTTCGGCCTTGTTTTTTCCGAGCAAGATCCCCATACTCAGCAGCATGATCAGTGTTGCCGCTTCTCTGAATATTTCGGTAACGGCAATGGTATAATCAACAGGAACCGGCGGAAATTGGAATCCCTTCGGATAGTACAGGGCGCGAATGTAAACAACGACGGCGGATTCCATAAATCCCATTGCAACGCTGAAAATAGTAACCCAGCTTATTTTTTTAAGTAATGAAGAATGCATACGTCTTTAGGGTTCGTTCCTTAAAGTTAACGATCGTTATTTATTATTATCAAATAGAATTTATTGTAATTTTGTAACTACTCAGTTCTCATAATGCTTTTCGGTTCATGGAGGATTAGCAGGAATCAAGATCGAAATGGGATTCAGAAAATACCGTTGTCATTCTGTAAGAATCTTTTTTTTGCAGCGCGCGATCTATGATTCAAAAAGTTTCTTACAGAATGACGTGATCGGCATTTTGGGCTGACAGCAGACCAATTACATAGAGCCTTTAATTTTTTCTAAACTATACATCTTTTAATTCACCAGAAAGGTTATGACATTGTCAACTGATCCGGTCATAGAAAAACGCCATTCCATCGTTCGTTCTTTTTTTCCGGGAACCGGAAAATCGTACGATACGGTTGTAAATGTTTTCTCCTTGGGATTGGATCGTTATTGGAAGCGCGCGATATATAAACGCGTCCCGCCATCCAAACGTATACTCGACCTCGCGTGCGGAACAGGGATCGTGACGTTGGGATTGTCAAAACGCCATCCGGAGGCGGAGATCATTGGCGTCGATATCACGGACGACTATCTCGCCATTTATCAAAAACGAATTCAAAAAAACCATATCCGCGCGCAATTTATTTTAGGTAACGCCGAAGAAGTAAAATTAGACGGATTGTTCGATGCGGTTGTTTCATCCTATATTCCTAAATACGTTGACCCGGATATTTTACTTAAGAATATTTCCCCGCACATTCGCTCCGGCGGTGTGATTGTTCTGCACGATTTTACATTGCCGCCGAATCGTTTCATCCGATCTGTCTGGGCTATTTACAATCATATCATGAATTTCATCGGCATCCGTTTATTTCCGGAATGGAAAGAAGTGTTTGACGCCGGACTCACCCGCCTAATCCGCGAAACGCGTTGGTTTGAAACTTTCCCGGAAGCACTTGCCCGTCATGGGTTTACTAACATTCAAAAAAAATACCTGACCTTGGGCAGCGCAGGGATCATCCGGGCTGTGAAAAAGTGAACAAATCGTAATATTTTTTCATTGCTTTCCCTCTCCTTTCGGATATATTTCATTCACACTTATCCTTTGGTGCCGTAAACATTTTTGATCATTAATTATATTTTAAATTTATTTTAAAACAGGAGGATAATATGTCTTCGAAATTCTTTTTTACAGCGGCCCTTTTTTTGTTAATTGCGGCGCATTCAGCGCAGGCTAAAATCTGGACTGTTGCACAACGGCCCGGTGCCAATTTCTCGGCTCTTTCAACGGCGGTGGGCTCCGCGTCAGTCTTGGCAGGGGATACTATTCTGGTTTCGGGTGGGAGTCTGAGTTACGTTGGATTTACAATCAGCAAACGGCTGACTATTATCGGTCCGGGTTATTTCCTTGGCGAAAACCCCGGCCAGGCAGACACTAATTCCGCAAGAATAAACAGCACCGTGAACGTCAATGCTCAGGGAACTATACTCATGGGGTTGTATTTTGCCTTAGGTATTTACGTCAACGCGGATAATGTTACGATCTCACGGTGCCGAATGGGAACCAGCGGTGTCGGCACTTATCCTCTGTATGTCTATGCCAAAGACAGCGTTATCATTCGACAGTGCTATATACATCAGGCAAGTTCTTATTACGGTGCAGTAAGCGTAGCGACCGGGAATACTCAGTTTTTGCTCCAGAATAATTATATCGAATATGCAGGCGGTAGCTCTTATACGGCAATTGATTTTGGCGCCTCCGTTACCGGAGATGTTTCAAATAATGTCATCACAGGCGATATTAATATAAACACTGTCTCTTACAACAACAATATTCAGCGTTCAGGAACCTTTAACGGCAACGGCAGTGTCACACCTTTAAACAATATCGGAAATGGAGCACAATATCCTGCCGGTACCAATCAACAAGGCGTCACTATGACGACAGTTTTTGCTCCGAGCGGTACGAGCGATTCCAAATGGCAAATTCAGACTCTGGGCCCTGCGGACAATACCGGTTTCGGCGGCGTGGATTGTGGTATGTTCGAGAATGGCGTAGGCCATGGCTACGTGTTATCAGGAATCCCGTCGATTTATTTATTCGATGCCGCAGTCGGTGGATCAACGATAACGATCGACGTAAACGTCAAATCAAATAATTGACTTCGGCTACTCCATCAGACATTATAAATAGATTTTATGATAAAATTTATAACAGCTTTATTACTTTTGTTTTCATGTGTTCTTCGGGCGCAGAATATTACGTACGTCGAGTATTTTTTTGATTCCGATCCGGGATTCAATAATGCGATTTCAATCCCATTTTCTGCTTCACCGACCGTCTCCATCACCAGCCACAGTATTTCTACAGCTGCGCTTGGCGGCGGATTTCATACTTTTTACCTTCGCGC
Above is a genomic segment from bacterium containing:
- a CDS encoding methyltransferase domain-containing protein, translated to MTLSTDPVIEKRHSIVRSFFPGTGKSYDTVVNVFSLGLDRYWKRAIYKRVPPSKRILDLACGTGIVTLGLSKRHPEAEIIGVDITDDYLAIYQKRIQKNHIRAQFILGNAEEVKLDGLFDAVVSSYIPKYVDPDILLKNISPHIRSGGVIVLHDFTLPPNRFIRSVWAIYNHIMNFIGIRLFPEWKEVFDAGLTRLIRETRWFETFPEALARHGFTNIQKKYLTLGSAGIIRAVKK